In Vibrio sp. JC009, a single window of DNA contains:
- a CDS encoding phosphate ABC transporter substrate-binding protein, with amino-acid sequence MLRVVITSLLAILSFSLSAAGKEVNISGSTSVARIMDILAEEYNNSHGESFVAVQGVGSTAGITLVDKGVAEIGMSSRYLTEGEMSDDLAVIHFAYDGLAVIVNHTNPTENLSRQELYDIYKGKVTNWKQLGGPDRKIAVVTREASSGSRYSFETQLGLIRVIKDKQVSDINPNNLVVNSNSMVKSIVNNNVHAIGFVSEGSVDHSVKELKIDGVEANQQSIASGEYQLARPFILLYKKSEISENGKSFVSFVQSERAKKLISQYGYIPTK; translated from the coding sequence ATGCTACGCGTTGTCATTACTTCGCTTCTTGCCATTCTTTCCTTCTCTCTCTCTGCCGCCGGGAAAGAAGTCAATATCTCTGGTTCAACTTCCGTTGCCAGAATTATGGATATTCTGGCTGAAGAATATAATAATTCGCATGGTGAATCGTTTGTAGCCGTCCAAGGCGTTGGGTCAACTGCTGGTATTACACTGGTCGATAAAGGTGTTGCTGAGATAGGTATGAGCTCCCGTTACCTGACCGAAGGTGAAATGAGTGACGACCTTGCAGTTATCCATTTTGCGTATGACGGCCTTGCGGTAATCGTCAACCATACTAACCCAACCGAAAACCTTAGCCGTCAGGAGCTTTACGATATCTATAAAGGTAAAGTGACTAACTGGAAGCAACTTGGCGGACCGGACCGCAAGATTGCAGTGGTAACTCGTGAAGCCTCATCAGGCTCTCGTTACAGCTTTGAAACTCAGCTCGGCCTGATCCGGGTGATTAAAGACAAGCAGGTATCCGATATCAACCCAAACAATCTGGTGGTTAACAGCAACAGTATGGTTAAGTCCATCGTCAATAATAATGTTCACGCTATCGGTTTTGTTTCTGAAGGCTCGGTGGACCACTCTGTAAAAGAGCTGAAGATAGACGGTGTTGAAGCGAACCAGCAGAGTATCGCTTCTGGTGAATACCAGCTGGCGCGCCCGTTTATCCTGCTTTACAAGAAGTCAGAGATTTCAGAAAACGGTAAGTCATTCGTTTCGTTCGTGCAGTCTGAAAGAGCTAAGAAGCTGATTAGCCAGTATGGGTACATTCCTACGAAGTAA
- a CDS encoding efflux RND transporter periplasmic adaptor subunit: MHNKALVTILKLAFVSSVALFVNGCGQANSEPQKEVIKPVKLYQVPGFAADSNDAFLAEVDAGERSQLSFQVPGVVENLAVKEGQKVEKGQLLAVLDPKDYQLAVDAAQAQFDLAETRFLRDKKLFDKRLISADSFDQTETSYKAAIANLEEAKTDFSYTEIQAPFDGVVSLSFVKAHQYVAAKQPILNIINNEELDINISVPVPYIDQVGVAKFQAGQFIVVFDVFPGVIIPAQFKEMSTQANDTNSYNATVSILKPDDLTILTGMTGQVFVAGNQQKSAVTLPESAWVSKTADSGKVWRMNQKNNSVELIELKLDGSGAVTDGLNAGDLVVIAGTKDLTEGQVVKAWEREGGI; encoded by the coding sequence GTGCATAATAAAGCCCTCGTCACAATTTTAAAGCTTGCTTTTGTTAGTAGCGTCGCACTCTTTGTTAATGGTTGCGGCCAGGCTAACTCTGAACCCCAAAAAGAAGTGATAAAGCCGGTAAAGCTTTATCAGGTACCTGGTTTTGCAGCCGACAGCAATGATGCATTCCTTGCTGAAGTCGATGCCGGTGAACGTTCTCAGCTGTCGTTTCAGGTTCCGGGTGTGGTGGAAAACCTGGCGGTTAAAGAAGGGCAGAAAGTTGAAAAAGGACAACTGCTTGCTGTTCTTGATCCAAAAGACTACCAACTGGCTGTAGACGCAGCTCAGGCTCAGTTTGATCTGGCAGAAACCCGTTTTCTGCGTGATAAGAAACTTTTTGATAAAAGACTTATCAGTGCTGACAGCTTTGACCAGACTGAAACATCATATAAAGCGGCGATTGCTAATCTTGAAGAAGCAAAAACCGACTTTAGTTACACCGAAATCCAGGCGCCTTTCGATGGTGTTGTCTCCCTAAGTTTTGTTAAGGCGCATCAGTATGTTGCGGCAAAACAGCCTATTCTTAATATCATCAATAATGAAGAACTGGATATCAATATTTCGGTGCCGGTTCCATATATCGATCAGGTTGGCGTTGCTAAGTTCCAGGCAGGACAATTTATTGTTGTATTTGATGTTTTTCCGGGCGTGATTATTCCTGCACAGTTTAAAGAGATGTCTACTCAGGCAAATGATACGAACAGCTATAACGCCACTGTATCGATCCTTAAGCCTGATGATCTGACCATTCTCACCGGCATGACAGGTCAGGTGTTTGTTGCGGGTAATCAGCAAAAGAGTGCTGTGACGCTTCCGGAAAGCGCCTGGGTAAGCAAAACAGCAGACTCAGGTAAAGTCTGGCGCATGAACCAGAAAAATAATTCAGTAGAGCTAATTGAGCTTAAGTTAGATGGTTCTGGTGCTGTTACTGACGGTTTGAATGCCGGTGATCTGGTTGTTATTGCGGGTACAAAAGATTTAACAGAAGGCCAGGTAGTGAAAGCCTGGGAACGTGAGGGCGGTATTTAA
- a CDS encoding DUF3024 domain-containing protein, with product MELSEIELYRLEKAIRQLCQSRNQNTPAELGKVQYEMLSDGVFVYKEAFLLDSSHVNFEYPVARLILDAQEGYWKLQLTEESPEDKEKASWVDKKNSPTFEPLVDELLHDPDNLFW from the coding sequence ATGGAACTATCTGAAATAGAACTCTATCGCCTGGAAAAAGCGATACGGCAGTTGTGTCAAAGCAGAAATCAAAATACGCCTGCCGAGCTTGGTAAGGTGCAGTATGAGATGCTGTCCGATGGTGTGTTTGTGTATAAGGAAGCGTTTTTGCTGGACTCATCCCATGTAAACTTCGAATATCCGGTAGCCAGGCTGATACTGGATGCGCAAGAGGGTTACTGGAAGCTGCAACTGACAGAAGAAAGCCCTGAAGATAAAGAGAAGGCAAGCTGGGTTGATAAAAAAAACTCACCAACCTTTGAGCCTTTGGTTGATGAGTTATTGCATGACCCTGACAATTTATTCTGGTAA
- a CDS encoding MaoC family dehydratase → MKVVDILKHKSESFSKHHPELRELMPPVLKEYWVDFVTRAHSSALAEWVRQHALPAVNEEIKPTQEESFQLNEAAMAVYNELHSKLDEEIHLGDWVMIDQERINAFGAVTEDTQWIHTDPERAEQESPFKTTIAHGFLTLSMLSKMTDSVDPEKPMFPTARMVVNVGLNEVRFPYPVKSGNRIRTRSTLKKVTPIKKGIEVEREMKVEIDGVRRPACVAVSVIRLYF, encoded by the coding sequence ATGAAAGTTGTTGATATTCTCAAACATAAAAGTGAGTCTTTTTCAAAGCATCACCCAGAACTAAGAGAATTAATGCCGCCTGTACTTAAAGAATATTGGGTCGATTTTGTTACCAGAGCACATTCCAGTGCTTTGGCGGAGTGGGTCAGGCAGCATGCACTGCCTGCTGTTAATGAAGAAATAAAGCCAACACAGGAAGAGAGCTTCCAGCTAAACGAAGCGGCAATGGCTGTTTATAATGAGTTGCATTCTAAACTTGATGAAGAAATTCATCTTGGTGACTGGGTTATGATTGACCAGGAACGTATCAATGCGTTTGGTGCTGTAACTGAAGATACCCAGTGGATCCACACCGATCCTGAGCGTGCTGAGCAGGAATCTCCGTTTAAGACAACCATTGCTCATGGTTTTTTAACGCTTTCTATGCTGTCTAAAATGACCGACAGCGTTGACCCTGAGAAACCTATGTTTCCGACCGCAAGAATGGTGGTCAATGTCGGACTGAACGAAGTCCGTTTTCCTTACCCGGTAAAGTCAGGTAACCGGATTCGTACCAGAAGTACCTTAAAGAAAGTTACTCCAATCAAGAAAGGTATTGAAGTGGAAAGGGAAATGAAAGTTGAGATAGACGGCGTAAGACGACCTGCTTGTGTGGCGGTTTCTGTTATCAGGCTGTATTTCTGA
- a CDS encoding NUDIX hydrolase — translation MMKVIHQWKNIQLVEEKHTLPNDKEITHTSITHPGAAVILPITEDGRILVTHQYRPSINRWIIELPAGTVENGEEPLLCAQRELEEETGYSATNFVPLGELTPLAGFCDEIQFLYIATGLEKTQRLECDPDEVIETKVYSLQELENLILENIITDSKTIAALFRAKLAGFLR, via the coding sequence ATTATGAAAGTTATACATCAGTGGAAGAACATTCAGCTAGTTGAAGAAAAGCACACTCTTCCTAATGATAAGGAGATTACTCACACCTCAATTACTCATCCGGGTGCTGCTGTGATACTTCCGATAACGGAAGATGGGCGCATCTTAGTGACTCATCAATACCGCCCGTCAATAAACCGCTGGATTATCGAACTGCCTGCCGGAACGGTTGAAAACGGCGAAGAGCCGCTTCTGTGTGCCCAGCGCGAACTGGAAGAGGAAACCGGCTACAGTGCCACTAATTTTGTACCGCTTGGCGAACTCACTCCGCTGGCCGGTTTTTGCGATGAAATACAGTTTCTCTATATCGCCACTGGGCTGGAAAAAACACAACGGCTTGAGTGTGACCCTGACGAAGTTATCGAAACCAAAGTCTATTCTCTGCAAGAGCTGGAAAACCTGATCCTGGAAAATATTATTACCGACTCAAAAACCATTGCGGCACTATTTCGCGCAAAACTGGCTGGCTTCCTCAGATAA
- a CDS encoding ATPase RavA domain-containing protein: MIPTPRGSHAQKALLSERINKLAKVLSDGVYEREDTIKLCLLAALSGESVFLLGPPGIAKSLIAKRLIQAFDNSSYFEYLMTRFSTPEEVFGPLSIQELKDNGKYIRLTEGYLPTSQVVFLDEIWKAGPAILNTLLTVVNEKTFKNGSDIEQVPMRLLVTASNELPDEDSGLEALYDRMLVRVYVNRIQNKQNFKSMLTVGTPEEATVPPELAITDEEYHQWQQELEKVQLTDLGFDKLYELKTMLENRVEEMGSELAEHDLYVSDRRWKKSVKLLKASAYFNGRDAINPLDLLLLRDCLWHSPESRNLVEEVIRDFAVHRAFDQNVIHHQVKTCKEDLEEIKAEIKSQFEMILNMESQGKLLRKTEGYHFDLSQARQYSVGSARGLIKLVMLKENMSVNEGEKGDSRWVFIAKDELEKVIREGGGEGYGYVNKNSSLCRLRFELNANNALVIKDIANRSVLVGLVTHQGLNGDRYEDWCDRADQAIAQLNHAENHLRKVRSDFHGALPHSFVDPHLPREMESGLQTLGEEIEDMREQSEKAVQRIKNYDQFFE; this comes from the coding sequence ATGATTCCAACCCCACGTGGCTCACACGCACAAAAAGCGCTGCTTTCAGAACGTATCAATAAGCTCGCTAAAGTTCTTTCTGACGGTGTCTATGAAAGAGAAGATACCATTAAGCTCTGCCTGCTGGCCGCGCTCTCCGGTGAAAGTGTCTTTCTTCTTGGTCCTCCCGGGATAGCAAAGAGTCTTATCGCGAAAAGATTGATTCAGGCGTTTGATAACAGTAGCTACTTTGAGTATCTGATGACCCGCTTTTCCACGCCTGAAGAGGTCTTCGGCCCGCTGAGTATTCAGGAGCTGAAGGATAACGGTAAATATATCCGTTTGACGGAAGGTTATCTGCCCACTTCTCAGGTGGTTTTTCTGGATGAAATCTGGAAGGCCGGTCCTGCAATTCTGAACACTCTGCTTACAGTGGTTAATGAGAAAACCTTTAAAAACGGCAGCGATATCGAACAGGTTCCGATGCGTTTGCTGGTAACGGCATCTAACGAACTGCCGGATGAAGATAGCGGCCTTGAGGCGCTGTATGACCGTATGCTGGTACGGGTTTATGTGAACCGCATTCAGAACAAGCAGAACTTTAAATCTATGCTGACGGTGGGAACTCCGGAAGAAGCAACGGTTCCGCCGGAGCTTGCGATTACCGATGAAGAGTATCATCAATGGCAGCAAGAGCTGGAAAAGGTTCAGCTTACCGACCTTGGTTTTGACAAACTGTATGAGTTAAAAACCATGCTGGAAAACCGGGTTGAAGAGATGGGCTCTGAACTGGCAGAGCATGATCTGTATGTGTCGGACCGCCGCTGGAAAAAGTCGGTAAAACTGCTGAAAGCCAGTGCTTATTTCAATGGGCGTGATGCGATAAACCCACTTGATCTTCTTTTGTTGAGAGACTGTCTGTGGCACAGCCCTGAGTCCCGGAATCTGGTTGAGGAAGTGATTCGCGATTTTGCCGTTCACCGCGCCTTTGATCAAAATGTTATTCATCATCAGGTAAAAACCTGCAAAGAAGATCTGGAGGAAATTAAAGCAGAGATAAAATCTCAGTTTGAGATGATCCTGAATATGGAATCGCAGGGCAAACTGCTGCGTAAAACCGAAGGCTATCATTTTGATCTTTCTCAGGCACGCCAGTACAGCGTTGGTTCGGCTCGCGGGCTGATTAAGCTGGTGATGCTGAAAGAGAACATGTCAGTCAACGAAGGCGAGAAGGGCGACAGCCGTTGGGTATTTATTGCTAAAGACGAGCTGGAGAAGGTTATCCGCGAAGGCGGTGGTGAAGGTTACGGATACGTAAACAAAAATTCCAGTTTATGCCGTTTACGATTTGAATTAAATGCTAATAATGCTTTAGTTATTAAAGATATTGCCAATCGTTCGGTGCTGGTGGGTCTGGTTACCCATCAGGGGTTGAATGGCGATAGGTATGAAGACTGGTGCGACAGAGCCGATCAGGCTATTGCGCAACTGAACCATGCTGAAAACCACCTTCGCAAAGTTCGTTCAGACTTCCATGGTGCTTTGCCACACAGTTTTGTTGACCCTCACCTCCCTCGTGAGATGGAAAGCGGTCTGCAGACTCTGGGCGAGGAGATCGAAGATATGCGTGAACAGAGCGAAAAGGCGGTACAGCGAATTAAGAACTATGATCAGTTCTTTGAGTAA
- the viaA gene encoding ATPase RavA stimulator ViaA, which produces MLGADGLNLAMMVAESGIIDNAVNDLIGRSQLLMLPENSAIKASVKTHITKWRGRVTKRITKVCETERFQNELNLYQEVIYMTEEEFCRELPSIMQRFDKRFSFYKKANKLLARNKGAHNNPMFPHYFCEQWYESLSKSIKQAELAQLESDKEAFLADLYQRIETMKDIDDVTVAGEVGGVGRLWDMAGAKLTKRDVASLKKFAAFLKKNKELQQIAEKLGRMASEVDDPSLFKTPAEELKLVEEKSDEATDDIVGIHEGDDLSKMLPNETMFLAYPELEVVFYKHLVDKRLMNYKVKGKARTLRKVKSQKPESKVVDIEKGPFVICVDASGSMSGFPEQCAKAMAYALMQIALAEDRECYVILFSTEQITYELTKQDGLREASNFLSYQFHGGTEFEPVLLKSIELMHSEKYRNADLVVLSDFIAPKQPEDIMQQVQALQAKKNRFHAISLSRYGNPQLMEIFDHCWAYHPNVVNRLVKRW; this is translated from the coding sequence GTGCTTGGTGCAGACGGACTAAACCTGGCGATGATGGTCGCGGAGTCGGGAATTATAGATAATGCTGTGAATGACTTAATTGGTCGTTCGCAGCTTTTGATGCTGCCGGAAAACAGCGCCATTAAAGCTTCTGTAAAAACGCATATCACTAAATGGCGTGGCAGGGTGACTAAGCGAATCACTAAGGTGTGTGAGACCGAGCGCTTTCAGAATGAGCTGAACCTTTATCAGGAAGTGATTTACATGACGGAGGAGGAGTTCTGCCGCGAACTTCCGTCGATCATGCAGCGATTTGATAAACGCTTCTCTTTTTATAAAAAAGCAAACAAGCTGTTGGCCAGAAATAAGGGTGCTCACAATAACCCTATGTTCCCGCACTATTTTTGTGAACAGTGGTACGAAAGCTTATCTAAATCAATTAAACAGGCGGAGCTTGCTCAGCTTGAATCTGACAAGGAAGCCTTTCTTGCCGATCTCTATCAGCGGATAGAGACCATGAAAGATATTGATGATGTTACCGTTGCCGGTGAGGTAGGGGGAGTTGGTCGTCTCTGGGATATGGCCGGAGCAAAACTTACTAAGCGCGATGTGGCTTCGCTGAAAAAATTTGCGGCATTTCTGAAAAAGAATAAAGAGCTGCAGCAAATCGCGGAAAAACTGGGCCGTATGGCCAGCGAAGTGGACGATCCGAGCCTGTTTAAGACCCCGGCAGAAGAGCTGAAACTGGTTGAAGAGAAAAGCGATGAAGCGACGGATGACATTGTCGGCATTCACGAAGGCGATGATCTGAGTAAGATGCTGCCAAATGAGACTATGTTCCTGGCATACCCTGAGCTTGAAGTGGTGTTTTACAAGCACCTTGTCGACAAACGCCTGATGAACTACAAGGTGAAAGGTAAGGCGCGTACTCTGCGCAAGGTGAAGTCACAAAAGCCGGAATCAAAAGTGGTTGATATTGAGAAGGGGCCTTTTGTTATCTGTGTCGATGCATCCGGCTCCATGAGTGGCTTTCCTGAGCAGTGTGCAAAGGCGATGGCTTATGCGCTGATGCAAATAGCACTTGCTGAGGACCGTGAATGCTATGTGATTCTGTTTTCCACCGAACAGATTACCTATGAGCTGACAAAGCAGGACGGCTTAAGAGAGGCTAGTAACTTCCTCTCTTATCAGTTTCACGGCGGGACGGAATTTGAGCCTGTATTGCTTAAGTCGATAGAGCTGATGCACAGTGAAAAATACCGTAACGCGGATCTGGTGGTGCTGTCTGACTTTATCGCACCAAAGCAGCCGGAAGATATTATGCAGCAGGTGCAGGCGTTACAGGCGAAAAAGAACCGGTTTCATGCAATCAGTCTTTCCCGCTACGGTAATCCGCAACTGATGGAGATATTCGATCACTGCTGGGCATACCATCCGAATGTAGTTAACCGCCTGGTTAAGCGCTGGTAA
- a CDS encoding efflux RND transporter periplasmic adaptor subunit, producing the protein MRKHIFKLAVLPMALAMLQGCQDEAVVFEKEPLQVSAYEVTKPVENQYRNFKGTVSPADLTPMSFRIEGELDAILVKTGQKVKKGEMLAKLDDSKLRQQMADAQAQYELAVRQLGRGMDLVRKKMISQSEFDELTANKRIAEVSYETAKNNLEYTRLVAPFDGYVAEVPKESFESVTPGETVVNVYRDDVVRVRIGVSDIVLASLNPDIGSRDIKIPTKFSGDERQFTLKYYEHSTEPSSGANAFEFWLEMPQVEPAILPGATANLDIDLLEAGLTLTQGYEIPVTALDAGNQKGEFFIWKYVDGNVQKQNVEVIQVKSNGVIVSKGVRKGDLLVNSSLKKLRDNAAVKLVGGEE; encoded by the coding sequence ATGCGTAAGCACATTTTTAAACTCGCTGTACTGCCAATGGCGCTGGCGATGCTTCAGGGCTGCCAGGATGAAGCGGTTGTATTCGAAAAAGAACCATTGCAGGTTTCTGCCTATGAAGTGACTAAGCCGGTGGAAAACCAATACCGGAACTTTAAAGGTACCGTGAGTCCTGCTGATCTGACCCCAATGTCGTTCCGCATTGAGGGTGAGCTGGATGCGATTCTGGTAAAAACAGGCCAGAAAGTTAAGAAAGGCGAAATGCTGGCGAAACTGGATGACAGCAAGCTGCGTCAGCAGATGGCGGATGCGCAGGCTCAGTACGAACTGGCTGTAAGACAGCTGGGTCGTGGTATGGATCTGGTCAGAAAAAAAATGATCTCTCAGTCTGAGTTTGATGAGCTGACAGCAAACAAGCGTATTGCGGAAGTCAGCTATGAAACCGCAAAGAACAATCTTGAGTACACAAGACTGGTTGCGCCATTTGACGGCTATGTTGCTGAAGTTCCAAAAGAGTCATTCGAAAGTGTTACTCCGGGTGAGACCGTGGTGAATGTTTATCGTGATGATGTTGTCCGTGTAAGAATTGGCGTGTCCGATATCGTGCTGGCATCGCTGAATCCGGATATCGGCAGCCGTGATATTAAGATCCCGACAAAATTTTCAGGCGATGAGCGTCAGTTTACCCTGAAGTATTACGAGCACTCCACAGAGCCTTCATCCGGTGCCAACGCATTTGAGTTCTGGCTGGAGATGCCTCAGGTTGAGCCTGCAATTTTGCCCGGTGCAACAGCGAACCTTGATATCGACCTTCTTGAAGCGGGTCTGACCCTGACTCAGGGCTACGAAATCCCGGTCACTGCACTTGATGCAGGAAACCAGAAAGGTGAGTTTTTCATCTGGAAATACGTTGACGGAAACGTGCAGAAGCAAAATGTGGAAGTGATTCAGGTAAAAAGTAATGGCGTGATTGTGTCTAAAGGTGTCAGAAAAGGGGATCTATTAGTGAATTCCAGCCTGAAAAAACTGCGTGATAATGCGGCCGTTAAGCTTGTTGGTGGGGAAGAATAA
- a CDS encoding efflux RND transporter permease subunit: MNIADYSIKHRVISWMFLVILLIGGAQSFMGLSRLEDPKFTIKQALVVSTYPGATTEEVEEELTYPLEKQIRQLPYVDNITSISSRGMSQITVEMKSVYGKQELAQIWDEMRRKINDLSPSLPSGVQSVQVIDDFGDVYGVLVMLTGDGYSYVELERYADALTRELDLVPGVGKVSKGGDQEEQLFVEISIDRMAALDLDMNNIVNLLSTQNSVVSAGELMINGQNMVIRPNGSLNSVEQLENLIIYGRDTGNLIRLKDVATISRGVVEKPSKVVTYNGKPAISLGISFSDGVNVVEVGERLQQRIDELESLKPAGLEVNYFYNQSAEVDKSVVDFVISLAEAVGIVIVVLLFTMGMRSGVIIGLILLLTVFGTFILMKVTDIELHRISLGALIIALGMLVDNAIVVVEGILVGLQRGKSKLQASIDITKQTQWPLLGATVIAITAFAPIGLSADATGEFMGSLFWVLCYSLFLSWITALTLTPFLADLLLKESTGEASDEDPYKGALFVVFGSLLKTCMRFRWVTIVAMIAMLFGAVVAFGNVKQQFFPASNTPLFYVDLWMPEGTDIRETVRQTEQVEKYIRSQEGIDYVTTTSGQGMQRFMLTYSPENAYEAYAQVQIRVKNRELINPMIAKLRTDLKAKFPTPDYRFRLLEFGPSPASKIEARISGADPQVLRDIAKQIEDAIATDPRARNIRHNWRERTKEIVPQFNESKARRLGITKEDVASTLQLAFGGSTIGTFRDGTQMLPIVFRLPENERVSFDTVQNLGVWSPSLQAYVPLEQVVDDITIDWVEPLILRRDRKRTLTVLADHDVIGDETPAALFSRIRPKVEAVALPEGYTLEWGGEYESSRDAQGMLFSSLPMGYLFMFMVTVFLFNSIKKPLVIWFTVPLAIIGVSVGLLGANMPFSFTALLGLLSLSGMVLKNGIVLMDQINIELESGKEPYEAVFDSAISRVRPVSMAALTTILGMIPLLFDAFFGSMAVTIMAGLGFATVLTLVVVPVMFALLHGVKAPKAAKS; the protein is encoded by the coding sequence GTGAATATTGCAGATTACTCGATAAAACACCGCGTTATCAGCTGGATGTTTTTGGTCATCCTTTTGATTGGTGGTGCTCAGTCATTTATGGGGCTAAGCCGTCTTGAAGATCCTAAGTTTACCATCAAGCAGGCACTGGTTGTTTCAACCTATCCGGGTGCAACAACGGAAGAAGTTGAAGAAGAGCTGACTTATCCGCTGGAAAAACAGATTCGTCAGTTGCCGTATGTTGATAACATCACCTCTATCTCTTCACGTGGCATGTCTCAGATTACCGTAGAGATGAAATCTGTCTATGGTAAGCAGGAGCTTGCTCAGATTTGGGATGAGATGCGCCGTAAGATCAACGACCTTTCTCCGAGCTTGCCTTCCGGTGTTCAGTCAGTTCAGGTGATTGATGACTTTGGCGACGTATATGGCGTACTGGTGATGCTGACCGGTGACGGATACTCATACGTAGAGCTTGAGCGCTATGCCGATGCCCTGACACGTGAACTGGATCTGGTTCCGGGTGTGGGCAAAGTCTCTAAAGGTGGCGACCAGGAAGAACAGCTTTTTGTTGAAATTTCTATCGACCGTATGGCCGCCCTTGACCTGGATATGAACAACATCGTTAACCTGCTTAGTACGCAAAACAGCGTAGTATCCGCCGGTGAACTGATGATTAACGGCCAGAATATGGTGATTCGTCCAAATGGATCGCTAAACTCTGTTGAACAGCTTGAAAACCTGATTATTTATGGCCGTGACACGGGTAACCTGATCCGCCTTAAAGATGTGGCGACTATCTCCCGTGGTGTTGTAGAAAAGCCGAGCAAGGTTGTTACTTATAACGGTAAGCCAGCAATCAGCCTTGGTATTTCCTTCTCCGACGGTGTAAACGTTGTAGAAGTGGGCGAGCGCCTGCAGCAGCGTATTGATGAGCTGGAAAGCCTGAAACCTGCCGGTCTGGAAGTGAACTACTTCTATAATCAGTCTGCAGAAGTAGACAAGTCGGTCGTGGACTTTGTTATCAGCCTTGCTGAAGCGGTTGGTATCGTAATCGTTGTGCTTCTGTTTACCATGGGTATGCGAAGCGGCGTGATTATCGGGCTTATCCTTCTGCTGACCGTATTTGGTACCTTTATTCTGATGAAGGTAACCGATATCGAACTGCACCGTATTTCACTGGGTGCTCTGATTATCGCCCTTGGTATGCTGGTGGATAACGCCATCGTAGTGGTTGAAGGGATCCTGGTTGGCCTTCAGAGAGGTAAATCCAAACTTCAGGCGTCCATTGATATCACTAAACAGACCCAGTGGCCTCTGCTTGGCGCAACGGTTATAGCTATCACCGCCTTTGCACCGATTGGTCTTTCTGCGGATGCCACCGGTGAGTTTATGGGCTCGCTGTTCTGGGTACTGTGTTACTCGCTGTTCCTGAGCTGGATTACCGCACTGACACTAACACCCTTCCTTGCCGATCTGCTGCTTAAAGAGAGCACTGGAGAAGCGAGTGATGAAGACCCTTACAAAGGCGCACTGTTTGTTGTATTTGGTTCGCTGCTGAAAACCTGTATGCGTTTCCGCTGGGTAACCATTGTGGCTATGATTGCAATGCTGTTTGGCGCGGTTGTGGCCTTCGGTAATGTGAAGCAGCAGTTCTTCCCGGCTTCGAATACGCCACTGTTCTATGTTGACCTCTGGATGCCGGAAGGTACCGATATCCGTGAGACGGTTCGTCAGACAGAGCAGGTAGAGAAGTACATTCGCTCTCAGGAAGGCATTGATTATGTAACTACGACATCTGGTCAGGGCATGCAGCGCTTTATGCTGACTTACTCTCCGGAAAATGCCTATGAAGCTTATGCACAGGTTCAGATCCGGGTTAAAAACCGCGAACTGATTAACCCTATGATTGCGAAGCTGAGAACGGATCTGAAGGCCAAGTTCCCGACGCCTGATTACCGCTTCCGTCTGCTTGAGTTCGGTCCGTCACCGGCTTCTAAGATTGAGGCCCGTATCTCAGGTGCTGATCCACAGGTGCTTCGTGATATCGCTAAACAGATTGAAGATGCGATTGCAACGGATCCTCGTGCCCGTAATATCCGCCACAACTGGCGTGAGCGCACTAAGGAAATTGTCCCTCAGTTTAATGAATCTAAAGCACGTCGTCTTGGTATCACTAAAGAAGATGTTGCAAGTACGTTACAGCTGGCGTTTGGTGGTTCCACTATCGGTACTTTCCGTGACGGTACTCAGATGCTGCCTATCGTATTCCGTCTGCCGGAAAATGAGCGTGTTAGCTTTGATACGGTTCAGAACCTGGGTGTATGGAGCCCGAGCCTGCAGGCTTATGTTCCTCTTGAGCAGGTTGTTGATGACATTACCATTGACTGGGTAGAGCCGCTGATCCTGCGTCGTGACCGTAAGCGTACTCTGACGGTACTTGCCGACCATGATGTTATCGGTGATGAAACGCCGGCCGCTCTGTTTAGCCGAATCCGTCCAAAAGTTGAAGCTGTTGCACTGCCTGAAGGCTATACGCTGGAGTGGGGTGGTGAATACGAATCGTCGAGAGATGCACAGGGTATGCTGTTCAGCTCACTGCCGATGGGCTACCTGTTTATGTTTATGGTAACTGTATTCCTGTTTAACTCGATTAAGAAGCCTCTGGTTATCTGGTTTACTGTTCCGCTGGCGATTATCGGTGTTTCTGTTGGTCTGCTTGGTGCCAATATGCCATTTAGCTTTACCGCATTGCTTGGCCTGCTAAGCCTGAGCGGAATGGTACTGAAAAACGGTATCGTACTGATGGACCAGATCAACATTGAGCTGGAATCGGGTAAGGAGCCTTACGAGGCGGTATTTGATAGTGCGATTAGCCGTGTACGCCCTGTAAGTATGGCGGCACTGACAACGATTCTGGGTATGATCCCGCTGCTGTTTGATGCCTTCTTCGGCTCAATGGCGGTGACTATCATGGCCGGTCTTGGTTTCGCAACGGTACTGACTCTGGTTGTGGTACCGGTAATGTTTGCTCTGCTTCACGGTGTGAAAGCACCGAAGGCAGCAAAGTCTTAA